GTAGCAATATGAATAGGAGCTCTGTGAGGTGGCATTGTACTGAGCTGAGATCAGTGTCTGCAGCCTTTCACGCTCTGAAGacactttaaacatttatttcatcaaaACGGGTAAACACAATCTCAGTCTGTAGGGAGAACAATAATTTAAGCCACCCTGATGACTGTCACTTATTTGACAGTATGCGATTTCGATATTTTACATTGGAAACTAAATGACAGCTAAAAGTTACCACTTCATGAATAAGCATAGGTCATATTTATctatacacatttatacattcAGATATGACTGTTGTGTTCACTGTGATTGGCaccatttgttcttttttgtgtggAAAGCCAGTCAGAAATGACAGATATTAAAATGTCCAGACTTTTTCTCATTTAGTATCCGTCTGTAGTAGGCATGCGACGCACTCAGTTGCCTATTCTAGGATGGTATACCTTAACGTGGTCATTGTCTGAGGCAACTTCATCCTGTTTCTTCTGGCTTGACAGCAGCTTATGATCAGTTGAGCTTGACTACTGATGAACTAAAAAGACCTTTTTTTCTACGAAAAACATTGTTCAAATCAAAATGATAGAATACACCCAGCACAACAGGAAAATTAGCATGAAAACAATCCGTAGCCTTGTGTGGTATGGTAATTACATGGTATTGTTTAGAGGGACATATCGAAGACCCAGCTCTGAACTCTCCAGCACTTGCAGCAAATAAGGAATGTCTGAGccagagaggaggaaaacacTGTTGTAACTCACCATTAAGTGGTATTGctattacacatttatatactgtttcatttctcagttttacctttttatttaattttgaaaatgtttgaaattcagCAACAGTTACACCTTTTTCTTTGTAAAGGAAAATGTCttttagataaaataaataaaaacacgcACAGACTCATGAATTAGATGTAATATTCACATGGAAGACAACATatacaatattaaacatatttctaGACCAATACTGACTCCATTAAAATAAGGCCAACCAGCTGCTGTATTTTTGGCCAATTAACGTAATTTACTACCATGTAGGAGCAAGTGAgatcaacaaataaaaacacctaGGGAACAAACTGAATGCTTTTCCACCAATCCCCAAAGCTTCCAGACTCACCTTTGAACATAGAAAAATACTATaccaaaatgaaatacaaatatatatattagaaTCTGTTAGGTATTTCTATATAAAGGGTTGGTAGGAGGGGGTTGAGGGAGCTAAAGTTTACATCATGAGACAAagtgtaacaaaaataaaaaaaatcaatacaagaaattatgcaaaacaacacaaaatccaGACAATGATTCTGcaacttttgttttctaataacatttataGTGATGTTAAGAAGCTCTACATGTTTGTTGGCAAACTCTTTTCCACACATGCAACAGTTTGCACAAGTTTAATACTGCAGGCATCAAGAGCAGCAGGGATAAACTGCCTCCTGCTCAAAGGGGGTGGGATTATGCAAATCATTCTATCCCTGAGGCAATGCATGCTGGGGAACCCATAACCACTTGGCATTGCTAGCGCCCAATTTGTTTGCTGTATGAACGGAGGAGATAGTTGCAGTACATGAGCCTTCTCGCTTTTCCCACTGtctataaatgtatgtatgccATGCATGTGTTATCTTGTACTTCAAAGATGTGTCATGTTCAGTGCTGCTAGTCAGTGCAGTCTCTATTTTTGGAGTTTTTATGTTATGGTAGCTCACAGCAAACAGTCTATGACACCAGGCCACCTGGCCTCAAAGCCACGACATTCGCACTGGATTATGTGCCACTCTAACCATATCTTTCCTTTGCTTGCTTctacgtgtgcatgtgtgaaatggATGACTGTATCATGACAGAGAAATTATTACACCAAACCAATAACAACTTTAATTCAGCCCAAACTAAATCCAGCCCCATCCAGGTGAGTCAGCCAAGCTCAACTCAAGATAGCTTTGCCAAGTCAATCGGGCCAGCTCTCTTCTTAtccctctgtttctgtctttgtctttctctgcctctcttctgcattttttttagccAGGCTGGCCCCCAATGTTCTCGCTGCCTCCATGAAGTAAAGATGGTAAATGACTGTCAGAGGCCTCATAGGTGAATGGAAAATTCACACTGGGTATAATGGGTTGGAGGGATCCCTCAATCTTATTGCAACACCTTTGAAATTTCTGGACCCTTTGGAACAATGTTGCAGTTACAATGGTTTTGTTGACATTGTTGTCACTTCTGCTGTTGCTCATGATGTTggttgtttctctgtgttacGGTTGGGCACACACCCTTGGAAGGGGAGGAAATGTCCTATTTTACAAACATTGTTGTCCATAATATATAGATAGAGgttttatatatattctttataatctctttctttctttcccttcttcGCCTTCTTCCTgtcctctttcttctttccttcctttctatCTTCTGCTGGGCAGCAGTGGCAGGAAATGTGAGCAAATGCTGCTACATGCAGCCCACGCAGCCACACTTGATGGTCTTTTCCACTTCCTCGCTGAAGGAGGTTCCATCACTGCACTCAAAGGTGTATTTCCGGCGTTTCATTCGCTGGCTGGCACAGCATGCCCCTGTGTCGCAAACTCCAGTGCACTCCACCCAAGAGACCATGCGTGTTGTCTGGCAGATGGCATAGCCTCGCTGTACCTGGTAGAAGTCTCGCACAGGTTCCCCTCTGCACTCAGACTCTGGAAAACAGGAACAACACCCACAAACATTActatacatttgaaaatatttaaacacagtaaGATTTaagttattctttttttttttaatttggactTGCTGAGGATAGAACAAACCCACCTGCATCACAGAGTTCCCCAGTGTAGCCACTTTCACAGTGACAGAAAGCATCTCCCTTGTCTGAGATCTGGCAGCGACCATGTTTGCAGGACAGGTGACGGCAAGGATTGAACAGGTCTCCCTGTTGGTTACACAGGGCACCGCGATAACCCTCCACACACTCGCAGCGGTATGACTGAGCATCCAGTGGGATGCACTTTCCATGGACACACCTAGTAAAAGACAGTAACCTTGATGAAATGAATACATGCTCAGTACATAAATTCTGTTTATGGTGTGAACATTATGGGTTTGCAGTTTTAGAAAGGGTTATTGATTGTCGGAGGGCTACAATTTAGGTGCATTTACAAACTGAAGTGCTGTATTTAAGTATTATTTTCAGTGATTTTATTTGAGTAATTTCATTTATGGTATTTTATACATCTAATTGTGtatttcagagggaaatatcCACTGAATTAATTTGACAGATATAAACAGCcgtcacatttcacatttagatTTTCCACGTCTTTTCATGCTTCCAAAAAGATACATATTAGAAGACACAAAAATATGTGTAGCAGAACTTTCCTTGGTCTGTTTTCTAACTCATGAAACATCTCATGATACCTCAGATTTATCTTGAAACCCAGTTGCTGGGCCCTGATACCTAGGTTGGGAACCCTTGGACTGAGTATCTGAGTATCTAACATTGTTACAACTAGATCTACTGTACCATGACCAGCTGCAACTCTAAAatgctgctaaaaaaaaaaaaaaaacattgacggctttcggcttgtctctTCGGGGAGGTCTCCACAGCGAAACGTGTTCCACATGTgaatttggcatgagtttttacggcGGATGCCCTTGTCCTagaattgttttattgtattgacACATTTATTTAGGTACAGGATGTGAATACATCCTTTACACACTGTTTATTAGATTAGAAAGAAAATAGGCCACAATATTGCTCAGCAATATGAATTTCATCCCCATTTGTAAACATACTTGCTGCCCTGGCAGGGGTTTGTAGTAGGCTGGTCACAGTTCGGCCCGCTCCAGCCTGGCTGGCAGTGGCACACAGGTCCCTGGACACCATCAGGCTGGCAGATGCCATGTGCACAGTAGATCTTCCTGCAGGGCTCACAGCCCGGTACCACACCGGGCTTCATCTGGGTCTTAGTAAAGTCCTGGAGCTCATTGTTGATGTACAGGTTCTGGATACAGCCATGGAAACTGGAGCCGTTCTGGATCTGCCAGAGACGGAAAGGACCCGAGTGTACGTCCACTGGCATGcctgcaggaggagagagaaaagatgtGATGTTTATATGTGTTAGTACATCCATACTggatcacagacagacaactaacACAGGGCTGGTATGAGTGCAATGGAGGAAGGCATTTTCAAACACGTGTGTCCAAACAGTGCATGTACAGTCTGCcaaattacaaccccaattcaaataaaggttgggacgatgtgtaaaacataaataaaaacagaatgcaacgatttgcaaatctcatcaacccatattttatttaccatcgaaaataaacataatatcagatgttaaaactgagacattttaccatgtcatgagaatattagctcattttaaatttgatgtcagcaacacaaagttggaacagggtgacatttactattgtgtagcgtccccctcttcttttaacaaatgtatgtaaatatcaGGGAAGTGAGTGACCAGTTGCTGGAATTTTAGgagtatttatgttttaattggggttgtagtatATGCAACTCTTTTTGAAATTGACTTTGAAATTTGGCATTTGCACCAGAAGACACATCATTTTTGAAACAAGggaaagcaaaaggaaaataggtatgagaaaatgtttcttgtagTGTTGTATGAATAAACAACAGTACAAGACACCACATCACAGCACTAATAGTACAAAAATTGTTAACCACTCCTGAAAAACCTTACACCCACAGtctaataaaagaaatatccaTGACAAGAGTGGCCAAAATACAGTAATGCAGCAGCATTGCAAACACCaactctgcaaaaacaaaacaaatatgaaagaaGACTAGTAGTTCTTATGGTAATCACTAGAGGGCGACCTTTACACAAGGTAAAAAATTGTTAAACTGACAGTAGATCTATTGGACAGTTGTAAGCACCAAATCATAAcctgatttgtattttttatagttttgttttttatcagtttgtttattatattaagtATAATAAAAATCCTACAAATGACAGATTGTGAagtttatgattatttttggtttgtgtaTTAATGTGTGGCCCCGTAGTCATAAGGGAAGATGGGTATGGTGTGGAAGAAGGACTGGGCTCAGGCAATGGTTGAATATGGTCACATGGTTAAGGGGAGGGGCTGGTTGCAGTGGTGACAAAGCGAAGGGGGAGGGGTGATGATTGACAGTAGTGTAGTAGTTAAGAGTGCCTGCAGAGGAGGGAGGTGTGTTCTGGAGAGGGCCCCTACCCCCCACATATAGTGGAGCCTCCCCGTTGAGGGGCCGCACCGCCCCAAAGCTGTCCATTGTGGTAGGGAGACCGCCGTCAATGGACAGGTTCACCATCTGGTCAAAGGTCACCAGCTCCACTGTGTGGAACTGACCATCGTTGATAGTCTCAGTGCTggcaaaggaaaagagaaacgCCAAAAGATACAGTCACTAGAAGTCACGGGAATCAACCCACAGTGGCAGCAAAGTTGAGCCTTTCACAGGGTACATGACACCTTACCTGTAGATAGCATGTCCTGGTTGGCTGCCAGGGTCATAGCTGACCTTGACATGACCTTGGTAGAGCTCCACTGCAATATGATCGTTGTCTCCATTGTATAGTAGGATACCATTGTCCTCAGCTGTCGAAACCTTTGGAAAGGAAGATTTTGCATTTGGTGTTCAAATTTcaagcacacaaataaaaaatattcacaaatcaATACGTGCATCCCTCTATAAATACCTGCAGGGTGATGTTAGCCTGAGGCCAGTTCTTCAGGTCAGATAGAAGTAGATAAGAGTCTCTGTCAATGAAGTTGACGCTGACCAGCTTCTCACAGCGTGGCCCCCCAAACTCTGGGGGACACTGGCAGAGCGCACGGCCACCTCTCTCCACACACGGGGCGTTGTTCTGGCAGTCCGCCAactcacagagggacagagaagaTGGGGGAACCTCACACAACTGACCACTATATGATAAAAGAGATGGTGATTTTGTTATTTGAGAAGATGGTGTCAGTAAAGCTCAGGAAATGaattagccaaaaaaaaaacattgcatattAAATCGTTGTTTTTCTTACCTATATCCATGAAGACAGATGCAGGAGTATCCATTTAGCTCATCCACACACTGAGCTCCATGCTGACAGCGATGCTCCTTGCAGTCATTATAGTCTATACTGCAGTCATCACCAACATAACCAGGAGAACACATACATCTgcaatgcacaaacacaacactggaATCAAGCAGAACACAGACAAAACCGTCTCTTAGGCTGCTTAGAGTAACACGTAGTGCACCGTTCAGTTTATAGAATCATTTTCTTATGCATCTGGTGTTGCTGCGAACACTTACTTGGGTCCAGAGGAGGTAATGAGGCAGGTGGACTGATGTTTGCAGGGGCTTCGTCCTGGGGCACACACATCCTCCATTTCTTCGCACATTTCCCCTAAACACAagagtgttttttaaaatcacaaacaggTTTTCTGGTTAGAATATGTATACTGATTTTCTTGACTACTTATatcaagtattttttaaatgaatttaattattttcaaggTAACATCGTATTTTATAGTGACTTATTTTGTACTGTAGGGTTCTTGGGTCAAATGTAAGTCAGACTGTGCATTATGTACTAACCTGTGTAATAGGGGGGACAAAAACAAGTGTAGTTGTTGATTCCATCGATGCAGGTTGCTCCATTCTCACAGTCATTGTCTTCGCAGTCATCAGTGTTGGTTTGGCAAGTAGGGCCCTCAAAACCTAGTGCACATGTGCAACTGCAAAAAGATAATCAATATGTTGTGTTGCCCAtgagattaaatgtttttattcctttGTTTACAAACTAGTCTTTGTCACCTGTATtctccctcctcatcctcatttACTTGGCAAGTTCCACCATTAGCACATGGGTTATTCACACAAGCATTTAGAGCTGTCTCACAGTTCTTGCCCTGGGAGAGAGCAGAGATGTTTTGCTATAGTTTTTTGCAACTTTGCATACACATTCAAGTACTCTTGAGTAGATATTCAGACTTAGATGGTAGCATTCTTCAGCTCTGACCTTGAATCCTGGAGGACAGCTGCACCTGTAGATCTCCACCAGGTCACTATGACATATGCCTTGGTTCTCACAGGGACTGGATAGACAGGGGTTACACTTGGCCAACACTGTGGCATCCACATCACCTGTGGAAATGCCAGACTCATCAGGATAAGTTGTGTGTCTATAGTAATGTTACATCGCATTTCTGTGTCAAGCACAATAACTAACCTGAACATTCAAATTTCTTTGCAGGTGTAGTGAGTAGCAGTTTGCCCTCCATGCCCTTTGGGCCAGCACAGCGAGCGATGCCAGGCTCTTTGTAACCAGTCTTCACCCAGTCAGATAGCCAGCGCAGGTGACAGTCACAGTACAAGGGGTTGGCACCAATTGCCCTGATCAAGCGGataaaaatgtcagtgattTGTGATGCAAACTGAATTGTTACACCTACTTGTTGTGGCACTGTAATACGTTATTTCACCAGCAGGTGTCTCTGCAGCCCTTCTTAAAACAATCGATGTCAAACTCAATTTGGAGTTTAACACAACTACAACTCTGCTTCTCTAAATATCAAACAGATTTAAAGTTTAACTCTCAATGTCACTTTGTGACATACATCATCTGAAGGAAGTCTTCTCCATTATAAGGAAAGGTGTGAACATAAGGCACTCTTAAGCGTTTCTGTCATGGTGGTCATGAATCAATGCCGCTCTGTCCCAGTGCTGGATGCACAAACACTCCTGAATCGATGCTGTTCCATTACAGAGGAACACAGGCTCATCTTTCAGGCCAGGCCAGTAGCTGACACCTGACATCTGCTAACATGAAAGCCACTTGACTGTGACTGGGGATCAGTGGCTCCCCTCCATCCCACCCTTCATCCTATTTTCATGTAACTTTGTACCACCGtccataaaatgtgtttgttttgttcgcTCTGTCCTCCCTTTTTCATCTCCAGCTCTGACACTGGTAGGTTTATTGATCAGTGACTGTCAAGGGAGGGCCACCTAGGTATTCACACAGATACTTCTGTCTAGTTTTACAGATCTACAAGGCAATGGACAACCACACACAATGACCACACGCCGCACACCCAgacggacacacacaaaattacagacataaataaacaaaccaaaacaaacactaaagtCCACAGACCATGGagaatctgtgcatgtgtgtgagcgaatgtgtgtgtgagtttcgGAGATGAGACAGTAGAACCTTCTGTGTGTTGCTTTAACCACAGGACTGTGGTTgattaagggggggggggggactcaGCTCATGCAAAGGCCACCAAAGAGGACTACAGACAGGCCACTGTGAGCTGCACTCTCCTGCTGTTTGACCAGACCCCCCTCTGTGTCTGGaactatgtgtatgtgtgaacatgtgtgtaGACTTCACTAGTGCAACTAGTGCAGATGGTATCACATAGGCTGCCACTGGGGCATTTACTTCCATGTGTGTCATTACTTACAAGTGGGAAAGTGAGGCCACATCAGTGAAGATGCCATCAGGAAGCTCTGAGATTTCGTTGCCATGAAGGGACCTAAAGGGTGAGGAAGGAAGGAGATTAGAAATAAGGAGAATCTTTGTGAACTACtgatatattttatatgaaaatattacacAATTACTACTAAGGGAGACAAAAGTATTTCATTTCAGCTTCACAAATCTTGCTACCTGCTATGGTCTGACAAAATGTTATCTTTGGAAACTATGATCAAAATTCTTTTACAATTGTACTATTTGCAAGTTCACATTTTATAGACAACACAATTAATCACTGAAATACCCAGCACCTTCATCAATAATGACAAGGAAAATTATTTGCAGCCTTATACCCCAAACAGTGTTTTCAGACAATCAAAACCAGAAATAACAGCAAAAATGTTGAGGAATATGTTAGCTTTGTGTTGGAATACTTAATGGGTGGTAGgtggtttgtatttgtgtttgagcCTTGTGCAGCTGGCAAAGATATGAGGCTCTGTAAGTCTGGAAAAGACTGGTGTCAGGTTTCTATGTAAGTCTGGCTGGCAGGGCCAGCAAGGGTACAGAAGAAGGGGGTAGCAGAGTTGCACCATATGCATGACAGTGAAAAACGctaagactgtgtgtgtgcagaataaTAGGTTTATTTATATCCGTCCATACTGGATGGATGCATGCATGTATAATAATGTTTGAGTGTCTATACACTATTTTGTATGCTGTTATTTTCCTTGCTGCTACTATCTTGGGTGACAACCGAATTTGGCCTAATGGCTTGATGATTGATCACTGCACTAATCTGACAGGTCATTACCACTTCCGACCCTCAGCTGACCACACACTAATGTTAAATGGCTTAGTCCTCTGCAGCAGTTCATGACACACCTGCTCTCTATGGCTGGATGAAGAGAGCTGTTGTGTAAACAGACCTTAAAACATCACTTCCTTCTTCTTTTGATCTGAGATTTGCCACCAGGCCGTGGAAGAGTCAGGGGAAAAGATACACAGGGTGAAGCTGGTTAGTGTGAAGGATATAGAGCTGGGCTGGAGTATGTAAGGGAAAATCTACAATGTAACCTTCTGAGACAACAAGTTAATTGGTCTGTGTGCAGGGGAGAATGCTTATTAGTGTGGAGTGAGTGGCTAGGTTTTGGTATTCGGAGAACAGGATACTGAGGGCATGAAGCCAGCAGCAGTGTGCCAACCAGGCAGAGATCTCATGGGAGAAAGGAGCCAGGGAGTCTCCAGAAAGAAACCTGATCTCTTCTCCAACTAacattctctctttttgtctgtctttttcttttcatttattttctacatCACTACATCTGACATATGTCACCTTATCTCTAGCCTTGCTCAATTTtcagaatgaaaatgtgtttttttgttttttttttagaataaacCACCTGGTTTAgtgactaaaaaaacaacagtgtgacAAGTTGTCCGGCTGCTTTTTTCCAATTAATCATATTAAGTGGTTCTGTGAGTCTTGATTTTGGTTTAGCTCTTGTGCTGAGGATCCTGTGTGACTGGCTTTTTCCCACAGTACTGTGTCCAACAGCAGTTTGTGAATACGTctgttttgatttcatttgttgcaggctttgctttcttttctctttatcaCTTACTTTTCTCACAGCTTCCCACCAAAACCCTGGAAGGGCCACGCCCTGGCGCTGTCTCAGCTCACTCACATCACACCTAATACCCAGCAGGCCAATTAGCAGCTTTTTAATCTGCAGCTCAAACCATaaccatctcacacacacacacacacacacacacacacacacacacacacagacttacacCAAAACACACTACATACATGCCAGGCTCAAACCTCTGGTCTGTTTGAAGCCCTGAGCGTTAATGATTCCTCTACTCTTTACAGCTCCGTAAAGCGAAAGGTGCAGCTTTATAAAGgcttttgcacctcagtgtgtgtgtgtgtgtatgagtgctCCCCACTTGTAGGCAGCTTTGGCATCTATCATGTGTTTTCTAAGAAGCTTCTAACTTTGAACTTTGAACCCAGTGTGGAGTCTTAAACTTGAAACTATTAAATGGGGCTCATTGTCGCTTCAGTTTTGTTGTGCCGCCACAGCCTTGCTTGGCCGTGGCACCAGTTGACATTTAATAGGAGGCTTTTGATTGATCACACAGTAAAGACATCAAAAGTTTTCTGCTTCATTTGGACTCCTGTATGACTGAGACAATAAGGTAGCCCAGacagtctgtgtgtatatgtgagcTTGTATATGAGCCTGCATGATGTGTGTGGCATTGCAGCAGGGCCTCACATGGTGTCTAACACACTTACACAGGGAATATTTTTGAAGTAAAGGTGGCGTGAGTGAGTGAGAGCAGAAATAATGGACGCAGCTTCATTAGAGATCAAAGCAGCATGCCCGAGCTAGTGAGAAGGCATCAGCTAATGATGACTGAGCTTCACTCTCATTCCACGCTAAAAGGGCTCTTACTCTTTGTGTCTCGTAATGATTGGGGGCTTTAGTCGAATCCTGTCGTAAAAAGGCTTTGTTGAAGCTTTGTTGTCAGTACTAAAAAGTGTGCCTGCTATGAGCACACGTGGAAGGCCGATAAGTCCGCTCCCACACACATACTAACAGGCACCAAGCCAATAGATGACAAACATGTAGGCTATGCATACAggcatcatcacacacacacaggagcatAAATAATCTGATAAGAAGTGGTGCTGGGCCTGGTTTCGATTTCTCCCGTGCAGAACTAAACTGTTCATTTGAGTTAAAGTGTAAAGCATCCAGCTGCTAGATATTTTGATGCGGGTCCAAAGACTGGTTTGGTTTCGTCATCTATCTGTCGAATGCATTTACATTCTACATCTCAGTTATTAAGCAGGCCAATTCATCCACAGGGAGCCTATGGTCACTGAGAGTGCACAATCAAAGACTTCGTAACTTCATAAAAGCCTGGCGGCAGCGTCAAGCCCATTACAGTTAGCGGGGCAAACATTCTCCAGTAATCAGTGTCAGAGTGATTTTGTACAGTGGCTTGTGCGGGAGCCTGTTTGGCCCTGATGGCGAGGCAGTGATGAGTTCGGGGCATTTTGCGGTGAACAGTCAGATGGGACAGATGAAGATGATGTGTGGGCAAATGTAGAAGCTGGAAGAAGCACTGCTGCTGCCCCCAAACATAGAAAATAGGTTGgaggttgtgtgtgtatatgtgaattCATACGCTGTCATAACTGTTTAGACTGTGCTTCTGTCCTCTAGAGTCAATCAAAGATTCTCGGCGTCTACTGCACTGTCTCTGTAGTCAGTGCAAGCTGCAAAAATATCCTTAATAACTCATTGAAAGTGCATCTCATCTAGTTTTAGAAcagttgtttttcaaaataacttCAATCTGATGACATTGCTGTCTCGAGCTTTGCCTCAAAATGATGtgacaacaaagaaacatttgatttgcatgggaaaaaaagaaaatctcataCCACTACCAAGACACAGATTTTGTATCAAAAATAGGTCTGGACTGTAGACTAACATACTAACACTGTACACACACGTACAGTATATATGCATGCATAAACTCACAGCAGTCGGAGAGAGTGCAGTCCACTGAAGGCCATTTTGGGGATACAACGCAGGGAGTTGTAGCTCAGGATtctggaaatgtaaaaataattacatatgtatgtatataaaatTCGGCTGTCGTCATGCATCATGCAGCATATAGAAGCTCTTTGGTTTGAGGGAGTGAGGCTGGTCGGGACTTACAGAGTGGTGAGCTGGCTCATGTTAGCAAAGGACGAGTTGGTCAGAGAGCTGATCTTGTTGTTGCTCAGGTCTCTGAAAGGAAAATCAAGTCATACATTCACCATACTTATCTGCACAGTAAGAAAGAAGaggcagacagaaagaaacTTACACCAGCTGTAGATACTTGAAGGTAGACAGTTCCTTAGGTACAATACTGAATTGGTTTCCGTCTAGATACctgaacaaagaaacacaaacagttcaGCACACGGAAACTCTTTTCCCTATGCAGTTGCAGTTACAGTAAGTTAATTTCAGTTTGAACC
The nucleotide sequence above comes from Channa argus isolate prfri chromosome 1, Channa argus male v1.0, whole genome shotgun sequence. Encoded proteins:
- the slit1a gene encoding slit homolog 1a isoform X4 encodes the protein MLIRGSCFGAGMGRMARHPLWIWVVMLSALLMANASACPALCTCSGTTVDCHGLGLKTMPRNIPRNTERLELNGNNLTRITKSDFAGLKYLRVLQLMENQITVIERGAFDDMKELERLRLNRNQLQQLPELLFQKNPALSRLDLSENFIHSIPRKAFRGATDIKNLQLDKNHISCIEDGAFRALRGLEVLTLNNNNISSIPVSSFNHMPKLRTFRLHSNNLNCDCHLAWLAQWLRQRPTIGLFTQCTAPPELRGLNVAEVQKHEFSCSGHQESSSLQPCSLGGGSCPAMCTCSNNIVDCRGKGLTAIPANLPDSMTEIRLEQNGIKSVPPGAFSLYKKLRRIDLSNNQISEVAPDAFQGLRSLNSLVLYGNKITDLPKGVFDGLYALQLLLLNANKIHCVRANAFQDLQNLSLLSLYDNKIQTLAKGTFTSLRAIQTLHLAQNPFICDCNLKWLADYLRSNPIETSGARCASPRRLANKRIGQIKSKKFRCSGTEDTRLNNACNSDPVCPPKCRCESNVVDCSNLRLTKIPEHIPASTTELRLNNNEITTLEATGVFKNLSQLKKINLSNNKITEIEDGAFEGASSVNELHLTANQIDSVRSGMFLGLEGLRMLMLRNNKLSCVHNDSFTGLHNVRLLSLYDNQLTTISPGAFDTLQTLSTLNLLANSFNCDCRLAWLGDWLRSRKIVTGNPRCQRPAFLKEIPLQDVALPDFRCEEGQEESSCVPRPQCPSECTCVETVVRCSNKHLHTLPKGIPRNVTELYLDGNQFSIVPKELSTFKYLQLVDLSNNKISSLTNSSFANMSQLTTLILSYNSLRCIPKMAFSGLHSLRLLSLHGNEISELPDGIFTDVASLSHLAIGANPLYCDCHLRWLSDWVKTGYKEPGIARCAGPKGMEGKLLLTTPAKKFECSGDVDATVLAKCNPCLSSPCENQGICHSDLVEIYRCSCPPGFKGKNCETALNACVNNPCANGGTCQVNEDEEGEYSCTCALGFEGPTCQTNTDDCEDNDCENGATCIDGINNYTCFCPPYYTGEMCEEMEDVCAPGRSPCKHQSTCLITSSGPKCMCSPGYVGDDCSIDYNDCKEHRCQHGAQCVDELNGYSCICLHGYSGQLCEVPPSSLSLCELADCQNNAPCVERGGRALCQCPPEFGGPRCEKLVSVNFIDRDSYLLLSDLKNWPQANITLQVSTAEDNGILLYNGDNDHIAVELYQGHVKVSYDPGSQPGHAIYSTETINDGQFHTVELVTFDQMVNLSIDGGLPTTMDSFGAVRPLNGEAPLYVGGMPVDVHSGPFRLWQIQNGSSFHGCIQNLYINNELQDFTKTQMKPGVVPGCEPCRKIYCAHGICQPDGVQGPVCHCQPGWSGPNCDQPTTNPCQGSKCVHGKCIPLDAQSYRCECVEGYRGALCNQQGDLFNPCRHLSCKHGRCQISDKGDAFCHCESGYTGELCDAESECRGEPVRDFYQVQRGYAICQTTRMVSWVECTGVCDTGACCASQRMKRRKYTFECSDGTSFSEEVEKTIKCGCVGCM
- the slit1a gene encoding slit homolog 1a isoform X2, which translates into the protein MLIRGSCFGAGMGRMARHPLWIWVVMLSALLMANASACPALCTCSGTTVDCHGLGLKTMPRNIPRNTERLELNGNNLTRITKSDFAGLKYLRVLQLMENQITVIERGAFDDMKELERLRLNRNQLQQLPELLFQKNPALSRLDLSENFIHSIPRKAFRGATDIKNLQLDKNHISCIEDGAFRALRGLEVLTLNNNNISSIPVSSFNHMPKLRTFRLHSNNLNCDCHLAWLAQWLRQRPTIGLFTQCTAPPELRGLNVAEVQKHEFSCSGHQESSSLQPCSLGGGSCPAMCTCSNNIVDCRGKGLTAIPANLPDSMTEIRLEQNGIKSVPPGAFSLYKKLRRIDLSNNQISEVAPDAFQGLRSLNSLVLYGNKITDLPKGVFDGLYALQLLLLNANKIHCVRANAFQDLQNLSLLSLYDNKIQTLAKGTFTSLRAIQTLHLAQNPFICDCNLKWLADYLRSNPIETSGARCASPRRLANKRIGQIKSKKFRCSGTEDTRLNNACNSDPVCPPKCRCESNVVDCSNLRLTKIPEHIPASTTELRLNNNEITTLEATGVFKNLSQLKKINLSNNKITEIEDGAFEGASSVNELHLTANQIDSVRSGMFLGLEGLRMLMLRNNKLSCVHNDSFTGLHNVRLLSLYDNQLTTISPGAFDTLQTLSTLNLLANSFNCDCRLAWLGDWLRSRKIVTGNPRCQRPAFLKEIPLQDVALPDFRCEEGQEESSCVPRPQCPSECTCVETVVRCSNKHLHTLPKGIPRNVTELYLDGNQFSIVPKELSTFKYLQLVDLSNNKISSLTNSSFANMSQLTTLILSYNSLRCIPKMAFSGLHSLRLLSLHGNEISELPDGIFTDVASLSHLAIGANPLYCDCHLRWLSDWVKTGYKEPGIARCAGPKGMEGKLLLTTPAKKFECSGDVDATVLAKCNPCLSSPCENQGICHSDLVEIYRCSCPPGFKGKNCETALNACVNNPCANGGTCQVNEDEEGEYSCTCALGFEGPTCQTNTDDCEDNDCENGATCIDGINNYTCFCPPYYTGEMCEEMEDVCAPGRSPCKHQSTCLITSSGPKCMCSPGYVGDDCSIDYNDCKEHRCQHGAQCVDELNGYSCICLHGYSGQLCEVPPSSLSLCELADCQNNAPCVERGGRALCQCPPEFGGPRCEKLVSVNFIDRDSYLLLSDLKNWPQANITLQVSTAEDNGILLYNGDNDHIAVELYQGHVKVSYDPGSQPGHAIYSTETINDGQFHTVELVTFDQMVNLSIDGGLPTTMDSFGAVRPLNGEAPLYVGGRGPLQNTPPSSAGMPVDVHSGPFRLWQIQNGSSFHGCIQNLYINNELQDFTKTQMKPGVVPGCEPCRKIYCAHGICQPDGVQGPVCHCQPGWSGPNCDQPTTNPCQGSKCVHGKCIPLDAQSYRCECVEGYRGALCNQQGDLFNPCRHLSCKHGRCQISDKGDAFCHCESGYTGELCDAESECRGEPVRDFYQVQRGYAICQTTRMVSWVECTGVCDTGACCASQRMKRRKYTFECSDGTSFSEEVEKTIKCGCVGCM